A window from Pseudomonas alloputida encodes these proteins:
- the mcpP gene encoding methyl-accepting chemotaxis protein McpP, with amino-acid sequence MNTLRSMSISRRLWLILVVAVAMLVVLGLLMLRQIHGDLYQAKAEKTRHVVQTAAGVLAYYQGLEAAGTLSREAAQQQALQVVRALRYDHDDYFWINDLGPKMIMHPANPKLDDQDLSAIRDPDGFAVFNEMVALARQQDAGPVNYRWPKPGASEPVAKTSYIQLFKPWGWIIGSGVYVDDVQAEFARQLRDASLVGVGIALLMALVVMLIARSIARPLQEAVQAMGNIASGESDLTRRLDTHGSDEITHLGEHFNRFNGKLQGVVGQLQGAAHALAQSAGHVGDNAGAAQQRSAQQSLQMDQVATAVNEVTYAVQDVAKTAEQAAGEMRTAQQQVTHGQQAIHGSLAQIDRLSLTIDEAVQVIRDLAGHSTRIGGVLDVIRSIAEQTNLLALNAAIEAARAGEQGRGFAVVADEVRLLAQRTAQSTAEIHTMIEHLQSQSDAAVKAIDTSSEASRQTVEQAREAGASLDAINQALNNLTALNASIASATLQQSHVVEEINRNVLDTAGLSQQTADAARQSSDAGVALGRLSEELEQLLRQFRV; translated from the coding sequence ATGAACACTCTGAGATCGATGTCAATCAGTCGGCGCCTGTGGCTGATCCTTGTGGTGGCGGTGGCCATGCTGGTGGTACTGGGCCTACTGATGCTGCGGCAGATCCATGGTGACCTGTACCAGGCCAAGGCGGAGAAAACCCGCCACGTGGTGCAGACCGCCGCGGGTGTGTTGGCCTATTACCAAGGCCTGGAAGCTGCCGGCACGCTCAGCCGCGAAGCCGCCCAGCAACAGGCGCTGCAGGTAGTGCGCGCGCTGCGCTACGACCATGACGACTATTTCTGGATCAACGACCTGGGGCCGAAGATGATCATGCATCCGGCCAACCCCAAGCTCGACGACCAGGACCTTTCCGCCATCCGCGACCCCGATGGTTTCGCCGTGTTCAACGAAATGGTCGCCCTCGCCCGCCAGCAGGACGCCGGCCCGGTCAACTATCGCTGGCCCAAGCCCGGCGCCAGTGAGCCGGTAGCCAAGACCTCGTATATTCAGCTGTTCAAGCCGTGGGGCTGGATCATCGGTTCGGGCGTGTACGTCGATGACGTACAGGCCGAATTCGCTCGCCAGTTGCGCGACGCTTCGCTGGTTGGCGTGGGCATTGCCCTGCTGATGGCGCTGGTGGTCATGCTGATTGCCCGCAGCATCGCCCGCCCGCTGCAGGAAGCAGTGCAGGCGATGGGCAACATCGCCAGCGGCGAAAGCGACCTGACCCGGCGCCTGGACACCCATGGCAGCGACGAGATCACCCACCTTGGCGAGCACTTCAACCGTTTCAACGGCAAACTGCAAGGTGTCGTCGGCCAACTGCAAGGCGCGGCCCACGCATTGGCCCAGTCCGCCGGGCACGTCGGTGACAATGCAGGTGCCGCACAACAGCGCAGTGCCCAGCAATCGTTACAGATGGACCAGGTGGCCACTGCAGTCAATGAGGTGACCTACGCCGTGCAGGACGTGGCCAAGACCGCTGAACAGGCCGCCGGAGAAATGCGTACGGCACAACAACAGGTGACGCACGGCCAGCAGGCTATCCACGGCAGCCTGGCGCAGATCGACCGCCTGTCGCTGACCATCGATGAGGCCGTACAGGTAATCCGCGACCTGGCCGGCCACAGCACGCGCATCGGCGGCGTGCTGGACGTGATTCGTTCCATTGCCGAACAGACCAACCTGCTGGCGCTGAATGCCGCCATCGAGGCGGCACGGGCTGGCGAGCAAGGCCGGGGCTTTGCCGTGGTCGCCGACGAGGTGCGACTGTTGGCTCAGCGTACAGCACAATCGACGGCCGAGATTCATACCATGATCGAGCACCTGCAGAGTCAGTCGGACGCTGCGGTCAAGGCCATAGACACCAGCAGCGAGGCATCGCGCCAGACCGTCGAACAAGCCCGCGAGGCCGGCGCCAGCCTGGACGCCATCAACCAGGCGCTGAACAACCTCACCGCATTGAACGCCTCCATTGCCAGCGCCACCTTGCAGCAGTCGCATGTGGTCGAAGAGATCAACCGCAATGTGCTGGATACTGCCGGGTTGTCGCAGCAGACCGCCGATGCGGCGCGTCAGTCCAGCGATGCCGGGGTGGCATTGGGGCGGTTGAGCGAAGAGCTGGAGCAGTTGTTGCGGCAGTTCCGGGTCTGA
- the pnuC gene encoding nicotinamide riboside transporter PnuC gives MSGLELIAALLGVTAVWLTVKQNAWCWPIGLVMVLIYGWLFYEVKLYSGMLLQVAYAILQLYGWWQWKRPDHAEDARQVSRLPRPALLTGLAAGVLLSAALGAAMANWTDAALPWLDATLTGFSLVAQLWMAQKRLQCWPLWIVVDIVYVGQYLHQQLYFTAGFFAVLTLIAVRGWLEWRRDPAVVQP, from the coding sequence ATGTCCGGCCTTGAACTCATTGCCGCCCTCCTCGGCGTTACCGCTGTCTGGCTCACGGTCAAGCAGAACGCCTGGTGCTGGCCGATCGGCCTGGTCATGGTGCTGATCTATGGCTGGCTGTTCTACGAAGTAAAGCTCTACTCGGGCATGTTGCTGCAAGTGGCCTACGCCATCCTGCAACTGTACGGCTGGTGGCAATGGAAGCGCCCCGACCACGCTGAAGACGCCCGCCAGGTCTCCCGTCTGCCACGCCCGGCACTGCTCACAGGCCTGGCCGCCGGGGTGCTGCTGAGCGCCGCCCTGGGCGCGGCCATGGCCAACTGGACCGATGCCGCCCTGCCCTGGCTGGATGCCACCCTGACCGGATTCAGCCTGGTCGCGCAACTGTGGATGGCGCAGAAACGCCTGCAGTGCTGGCCACTGTGGATCGTGGTCGACATCGTCTATGTGGGCCAATACCTGCATCAGCAGCTGTATTTCACCGCAGGCTTCTTCGCCGTGCTCACCCTGATTGCCGTACGCGGCTGGCTGGAATGGCGGCGCGACCCGGCGGTGGTACAGCCATGA
- a CDS encoding AAA family ATPase produces the protein MSAPQAMKVLVLCGPESSGKSWLSGVIQAHFGGLVVGEYVRHFIDQQCRDTCYADIPAIARGQLAWEDRAREQAPPLLILDTHLLSNMLWSHALFGDCPTWLEEALLARRYDLHLLLSPQGVDWIADGQRCQPDLSDRQRFFDDSQAWLRRHNQPHQILDGNWPQRQLLALQSVAKLLNSDAPSCPTEC, from the coding sequence ATGAGTGCGCCGCAAGCAATGAAAGTGCTGGTACTGTGCGGCCCAGAATCCAGTGGCAAAAGCTGGCTTAGCGGGGTGATCCAGGCACATTTTGGTGGCCTGGTGGTGGGCGAATACGTGCGTCATTTCATCGACCAGCAATGCCGCGACACCTGCTACGCCGATATTCCCGCCATCGCCCGCGGACAACTGGCATGGGAGGACCGTGCGCGGGAGCAGGCGCCCCCGCTGCTAATTCTGGACACCCACCTGCTAAGCAACATGCTCTGGAGCCACGCACTGTTCGGCGACTGCCCAACCTGGCTGGAAGAGGCACTGCTGGCACGGCGTTACGACCTCCACCTGTTGCTCAGCCCGCAAGGGGTGGACTGGATTGCCGATGGGCAGCGTTGCCAACCCGACCTCAGTGATCGTCAGCGCTTTTTCGACGACAGCCAGGCGTGGCTGAGGCGGCACAATCAACCGCACCAAATACTTGATGGCAATTGGCCGCAACGCCAATTGCTGGCCCTGCAATCGGTTGCTAAGCTGCTTAATAGCGATGCGCCATCATGCCCGACAGAGTGTTAA
- a CDS encoding C39 family peptidase, whose product MRIFALAFLLCLASVSEAAQMPLSVLPGGAVVFKPIQSLRERKFADLVQQKTDFSCGAAALATILRQAYWLDVDEHQIIEGMLAHADQDLVRTQGFSMLDMKRYVESLGMRARGYRVAPETLHSVRIPVVVLMDVRGYKHFVVMQKVDKGWVYIGDPVLGHKRYKVDDFLKGWNGIIFAVIGQGYDKNNILLDPPLPLTAKGRVNNFTPVQDSELLDFGFIRSDFF is encoded by the coding sequence ATGCGTATTTTCGCCTTGGCGTTTTTGCTGTGCCTGGCCAGCGTGAGCGAAGCTGCACAAATGCCGCTGTCCGTCCTGCCGGGCGGGGCCGTGGTGTTCAAACCGATCCAGAGCTTGCGCGAACGCAAGTTCGCCGACCTGGTGCAACAAAAGACCGACTTCAGCTGCGGCGCGGCCGCGCTGGCGACCATCCTGCGCCAGGCCTACTGGCTGGATGTGGACGAACATCAGATCATCGAAGGCATGCTGGCCCACGCCGACCAGGACCTTGTGCGCACGCAAGGCTTCTCGATGCTCGACATGAAGCGCTACGTCGAAAGCCTCGGGATGCGTGCCCGCGGTTACCGGGTGGCGCCCGAAACCCTGCACAGTGTGCGCATTCCCGTCGTAGTGCTGATGGATGTGCGCGGCTACAAGCACTTCGTGGTCATGCAGAAAGTCGACAAAGGTTGGGTGTACATCGGTGATCCGGTGCTGGGCCACAAACGATACAAGGTCGACGATTTCCTCAAGGGCTGGAACGGCATCATCTTCGCGGTGATCGGCCAGGGTTACGACAAGAACAACATCCTGCTCGACCCGCCCCTGCCACTGACCGCCAAGGGCCGGGTGAACAACTTCACCCCCGTGCAGGACTCAGAGCTGCTGGACTTCGGCTTCATCAGAAGCGACTTCTTCTAA
- a CDS encoding LTA synthase family protein has protein sequence MKNLSDHPSTRLATLAALVLVIPLGTRAMLGWSNPFGYLSDLALGSLLIVLLHRRPWWLALPVLLAWAALWVASAELVSAVGRLPTSADLNYLTDPQFMENSTGGGLAHAWLPWALGGGLLAWLAFAWRSRARRSQPLPRKAWAIPVLLFGAHWGSQQLLPSDADQWRQYNLPHQLMSAGVGNLQRQVEGWMGHTQTFTPLASSGLTQSDLHGQRLLAGPGSARNLLVITLEGIPGAYLRPNRQALNSHFNEDLMPKLSKWAERGMNTPDYVLHTHQTIRGLYAMLCGDYDKLANGTPKGVELLTQNQRNQACLPAQLRQAGFTTHYLQGAGLRFMAKDRIMPHIGFDAVHGQEWFSNKNYLHFPWGKDDRAFFEGALGYVGQLQKQDKPWMLTLLTVGTHQPYSAPAEYLERFDTPKQAAVAYLDDAVGAFLDNLERQGVLKDTLVVVTSDESHGIDGVRLASSWGFNLTLAPEQAQLPTIKRGTYGHIDLATSLLDYFALPIPVALGGRSLYRDYDSGREMISYTNGMLRYHNGQGLFTECDFQQRCRRYASEGFIADQARYLGPADSLLGQQIGALAVVLDQSLLQTPLNLRYQFGGPSPIKLRKRIDDDWADNLIGAQYLEMPGGSHTRVRVKVRSLDPKRAAYIRLKAKQLEQDVPLGLPEEVKVTTDAPLEMEFSFDNPTERKAFSFHLLGYGGGKVEVSDFSVITALPGEDDGADERAEGHIAQSG, from the coding sequence GTGAAGAACCTGTCCGACCACCCAAGCACCCGGCTTGCCACTTTGGCGGCTCTGGTGCTGGTGATCCCACTGGGTACGCGCGCCATGCTGGGTTGGTCCAACCCGTTCGGTTACCTGTCCGATCTCGCCCTCGGCAGCCTGTTGATAGTGCTGCTACACCGCAGGCCGTGGTGGCTGGCGCTGCCCGTGCTGCTGGCCTGGGCGGCGCTGTGGGTGGCCTCGGCCGAACTGGTAAGCGCAGTGGGCCGACTGCCCACCAGCGCCGACCTTAACTACCTGACCGACCCGCAATTCATGGAGAATTCGACCGGTGGCGGCCTGGCCCATGCCTGGCTGCCCTGGGCCCTGGGTGGCGGCCTGCTGGCCTGGCTGGCCTTTGCGTGGCGCAGCCGTGCTCGGCGTAGCCAGCCACTGCCGCGCAAAGCCTGGGCCATACCCGTACTGCTGTTCGGCGCGCATTGGGGCAGCCAGCAGTTGCTACCTTCCGATGCCGACCAGTGGCGGCAATACAACCTCCCCCACCAGTTGATGTCTGCCGGGGTCGGTAACCTGCAACGCCAGGTCGAAGGCTGGATGGGCCACACGCAAACCTTCACCCCGCTGGCCAGCAGCGGCCTGACTCAATCCGACCTGCATGGGCAAAGGCTGCTTGCCGGCCCGGGAAGCGCCCGCAACTTGCTGGTGATTACCCTGGAAGGCATCCCGGGCGCCTACCTGCGGCCTAACCGCCAGGCGCTGAACAGCCATTTCAACGAAGACTTGATGCCCAAGCTCAGCAAATGGGCCGAGCGCGGCATGAACACCCCAGACTACGTGCTGCACACCCACCAGACCATCCGTGGCCTGTATGCGATGCTGTGCGGCGATTACGACAAGCTGGCCAACGGCACGCCCAAGGGCGTGGAACTGCTGACCCAGAACCAACGCAACCAGGCCTGTCTGCCGGCACAATTACGCCAGGCCGGTTTCACCACCCACTACCTGCAAGGCGCAGGCCTGCGCTTCATGGCCAAGGACCGCATCATGCCGCACATCGGTTTCGATGCGGTGCATGGCCAGGAGTGGTTCAGCAACAAGAACTACCTGCACTTCCCATGGGGCAAGGATGACCGCGCTTTCTTCGAAGGCGCCCTGGGCTATGTGGGCCAGTTGCAGAAGCAGGACAAGCCATGGATGCTGACGCTGCTCACCGTGGGCACCCACCAGCCCTATTCGGCGCCGGCCGAGTACCTCGAGCGCTTCGACACACCGAAACAGGCAGCCGTCGCCTACCTGGATGACGCAGTCGGGGCATTTCTTGACAATCTCGAGCGCCAGGGCGTCCTCAAGGACACACTGGTGGTGGTGACTTCCGACGAGTCTCACGGCATCGATGGCGTGCGCCTGGCCTCGTCCTGGGGCTTCAACCTTACATTGGCGCCGGAGCAGGCCCAACTGCCAACCATCAAGCGCGGCACTTACGGCCATATCGACCTGGCCACCTCGCTGCTCGACTACTTCGCACTGCCCATTCCCGTCGCGCTTGGCGGTCGCTCGCTGTACCGCGACTACGACAGCGGCCGCGAGATGATCTCCTACACCAACGGCATGCTGCGCTACCACAACGGCCAGGGCCTGTTCACCGAATGTGACTTCCAACAGCGCTGCCGGCGTTATGCCAGTGAGGGCTTCATCGCCGACCAGGCCCGCTACCTTGGGCCGGCCGACAGCCTGCTGGGCCAACAGATCGGTGCCTTGGCCGTGGTACTCGACCAATCCTTGCTGCAAACCCCGCTCAACCTGCGCTACCAGTTCGGCGGCCCTTCGCCGATCAAGTTGCGCAAGCGCATTGACGATGACTGGGCCGACAACCTCATTGGCGCCCAGTATCTGGAAATGCCCGGAGGCTCGCACACCCGCGTGCGGGTCAAGGTCCGCTCGCTGGACCCCAAACGTGCGGCCTACATCCGGCTCAAGGCCAAGCAGTTGGAACAGGACGTGCCGCTGGGCCTGCCAGAAGAGGTAAAGGTCACCACCGACGCGCCACTGGAGATGGAGTTCAGCTTCGACAACCCGACCGAGCGCAAGGCGTTTTCCTTCCACTTGCTGGGCTATGGCGGCGGCAAGGTAGAAGTCAGCGACTTTAGCGTGATCACCGCCCTGCCTGGTGAGGATGACGGCGCCGATGAACGGGCCGAGGGGCATATCGCCCAATCGGGCTGA
- a CDS encoding DUF899 domain-containing protein produces MSTRESRHPVVSRSQWLAARQQLWLHEKAFTHHRDALTAARRALPWVKVEQDYRFFGPNGALSLADLFAGRSQLLLYHFMFAEGWSEGCPGCSFLADHFDGANLHLAHHDVSLVAVSRAPYAEFQAFRQRMGWQFPWYSSHGSDFNEDFGVSVGSEGQRQYNYEPYEGNESELPGLSAFFREGDGGVYHTYSTYARGLDILVNTYNFLDIAPLGRNEGGTMDWVRHHDRYEGQPDKPHCCHR; encoded by the coding sequence ATGAGCACACGCGAAAGCAGGCACCCGGTGGTTTCCCGCAGCCAGTGGCTGGCGGCTCGCCAGCAACTGTGGCTGCACGAAAAAGCGTTTACCCACCACCGCGACGCGCTAACTGCAGCCCGTCGCGCCCTGCCTTGGGTAAAGGTCGAGCAGGATTACCGCTTCTTCGGGCCAAATGGCGCGTTGAGTCTGGCCGACCTGTTCGCAGGCCGCAGCCAGTTGCTGCTTTACCACTTCATGTTCGCCGAAGGCTGGAGCGAGGGCTGCCCCGGCTGCTCTTTTCTGGCCGACCACTTTGACGGCGCCAATCTGCACCTGGCCCACCACGATGTGTCGCTGGTGGCGGTGTCACGGGCGCCGTATGCCGAATTCCAGGCATTTCGCCAGCGCATGGGCTGGCAGTTCCCGTGGTATTCGTCGCATGGCAGCGACTTCAACGAGGACTTTGGCGTCAGTGTCGGCAGCGAAGGCCAGCGGCAGTACAACTATGAGCCGTATGAGGGCAATGAAAGCGAGCTGCCCGGCTTGAGTGCTTTTTTCCGCGAAGGCGACGGCGGCGTGTATCACACCTACTCAACCTACGCCCGCGGGTTGGACATTCTGGTCAACACCTACAACTTCCTCGACATTGCGCCACTGGGGCGTAACGAAGGTGGGACCATGGACTGGGTGCGGCACCATGACCGCTATGAAGGGCAACCGGACAAGCCTCACTGCTGTCACAGATGA
- the ureG gene encoding urease accessory protein UreG: MQSYQQPLRVGVGGPVGSGKTALLEALCKAMRDHYQIAVVTNDIYTKEDQRILTEAGALEPERIVGVETGGCPHTAIREDASMNLAAVEALARKFGNLEVIFVESGGDNLSATFSPELADLTIYVIDVAEGEKIPRKGGPGITKSDFLVINKTDLAPYVGASLEVMERDTQRMRPQRPWTFSNLKKGEGLQAVIDFIVERGMLGVRG, translated from the coding sequence ATGCAAAGCTATCAACAACCCCTGCGCGTCGGTGTCGGCGGCCCGGTCGGCTCTGGCAAGACCGCACTGCTGGAAGCGCTGTGCAAGGCCATGCGCGATCACTACCAGATCGCCGTGGTTACCAACGACATCTACACCAAGGAAGACCAGCGCATCCTCACTGAGGCCGGCGCCCTTGAGCCGGAGCGCATCGTTGGCGTTGAAACCGGCGGCTGCCCGCACACGGCCATCCGTGAAGACGCCTCGATGAACCTGGCGGCGGTCGAAGCGCTGGCGCGCAAGTTCGGTAATCTTGAAGTCATTTTCGTGGAAAGCGGCGGTGACAACCTCAGCGCCACGTTCAGCCCGGAGCTGGCTGACTTGACCATTTACGTGATCGACGTGGCCGAGGGCGAAAAGATCCCGCGCAAGGGCGGCCCAGGCATTACCAAGTCTGATTTCCTGGTGATCAACAAGACCGACCTGGCGCCTTATGTAGGGGCGTCACTGGAGGTGATGGAGCGCGACACCCAGCGCATGCGGCCGCAGCGGCCCTGGACCTTCAGCAACCTGAAGAAGGGCGAGGGGTTGCAGGCCGTGATCGATTTTATCGTCGAGCGCGGGATGCTGGGGGTGCGAGGCTGA
- a CDS encoding urease accessory protein UreF — protein MNSDLALLRLLQLASPGLPVGGFTYSQGLEWAVEAGWVRGVDSFAGWQREQVHDTLACLDWPVLARLYHACQAKDAEAFGHWSRFLLANRETAELRLEEQQRGAALARLLDGWQLGQAPAWRASLELTQLGGMAWLAAHWAIPLRQLALGHGFAWLEGAVMAGVKLVPFGQQAAQTLLRDLGADLPAALDQALALGDDQLGGGLPLLAIASSRHETQYTRLFRS, from the coding sequence ATGAACAGCGACCTGGCGCTGCTGCGCCTGCTGCAGTTGGCCAGCCCCGGCTTGCCGGTGGGTGGTTTTACCTATTCGCAAGGCCTGGAGTGGGCGGTCGAGGCCGGCTGGGTTCGGGGCGTGGACAGTTTTGCCGGCTGGCAGCGTGAGCAGGTTCACGACACATTGGCCTGCCTCGACTGGCCGGTGCTGGCGCGTCTGTACCACGCCTGCCAGGCTAAAGACGCCGAAGCGTTCGGCCACTGGAGTCGGTTCTTGCTGGCCAACCGCGAAACCGCCGAGCTGCGCCTGGAAGAACAGCAGCGCGGCGCAGCGCTGGCGCGGTTGCTCGACGGCTGGCAACTGGGCCAGGCACCGGCCTGGCGCGCCAGCCTTGAGCTGACTCAGTTGGGCGGTATGGCCTGGCTGGCTGCACACTGGGCCATCCCGCTGCGCCAGCTGGCATTGGGCCATGGCTTTGCCTGGCTGGAGGGCGCGGTCATGGCCGGGGTCAAGCTGGTGCCGTTCGGCCAGCAGGCTGCCCAGACCTTGCTGCGCGACCTTGGCGCCGACTTGCCCGCTGCACTGGACCAGGCGCTAGCCCTGGGCGATGACCAGCTCGGCGGCGGCCTGCCGCTGCTGGCCATCGCTTCATCGCGTCACGAAACCCAATACACCCGTTTGTTCCGTTCCTGA
- a CDS encoding HupE/UreJ family protein, which yields MKKTFALFLLMLALPAFAHPGHDSNPLQDGLLHPLTGLDHLLMLLGTGVLAALTRRNLTLPLATLAAMFGGAVCGHLFGDVLGMETLIAVSLLVAAGAVLLPSRQSLLAMAMPVFALFHGWAHGVEATPSAFWQFSAGFVVVSGLLLAAGFAVGCLLRRHSGLQKAFGGGLLAGAALVLAG from the coding sequence ATGAAAAAGACTTTCGCCTTGTTTCTGTTGATGCTGGCACTGCCAGCCTTTGCCCATCCGGGCCATGACAGCAACCCGCTGCAGGACGGCCTGCTGCACCCGCTGACCGGGCTCGATCACCTGCTGATGCTGCTGGGTACCGGCGTGCTCGCCGCGTTGACCCGTCGCAACCTGACATTGCCCCTGGCTACCCTGGCGGCCATGTTCGGTGGTGCCGTGTGCGGTCACCTGTTCGGCGATGTGCTGGGCATGGAAACCCTGATTGCCGTGTCGCTGCTGGTGGCTGCCGGGGCGGTGCTGCTGCCGAGCCGCCAGTCGCTGCTGGCCATGGCCATGCCTGTGTTCGCCTTGTTCCATGGTTGGGCACATGGCGTAGAAGCCACGCCGAGCGCGTTCTGGCAATTCAGCGCGGGGTTTGTCGTGGTCAGCGGCTTGCTGCTGGCGGCGGGCTTTGCAGTCGGTTGCCTGCTGCGCCGCCACAGCGGCCTGCAGAAGGCCTTTGGCGGTGGCCTGTTGGCCGGCGCCGCGCTGGTACTGGCCGGTTGA
- the ureE gene encoding urease accessory protein UreE, translating to MIVLSRRISEPGTRVVSGTVTLDVDSRIKSRLRVTLDDGREAGLMLERGHLLRGGELLADAEGTQLIRVLAAPEAVSTVRCADPHLLARAAYHLGNRHVPLQIEPGLLRFQHDHVLDDMLRGLGLTVEAEQAPFEPEAGAYQSAPHGHSHSHAHGHDHPFVRLPAHS from the coding sequence ATGATTGTCTTGAGCCGCCGTATATCCGAACCCGGTACGCGGGTTGTCAGTGGCACTGTCACCCTTGACGTGGACAGCCGTATCAAGAGCCGCCTGCGAGTAACCCTGGACGATGGCCGCGAAGCCGGGCTGATGCTGGAGCGCGGCCACCTGCTGCGCGGAGGTGAACTGCTGGCCGATGCCGAGGGCACCCAGCTGATCCGCGTGCTGGCTGCGCCCGAGGCGGTGTCGACGGTGCGCTGTGCCGATCCACACCTGTTGGCACGCGCCGCCTACCACCTGGGTAACCGCCATGTGCCGCTGCAGATCGAACCCGGGCTGTTGCGCTTCCAGCACGACCATGTGCTGGACGACATGCTGCGGGGGCTGGGCCTGACGGTAGAGGCGGAACAGGCCCCGTTCGAGCCTGAAGCGGGCGCTTACCAAAGTGCACCGCATGGCCACAGCCACAGTCATGCCCATGGCCACGATCACCCGTTCGTACGCCTGCCTGCCCATTCCTGA
- the ureC gene encoding urease subunit alpha gives MSHISRQAYADMFGPTVGDRVRLADTALWVEVEKDFTIYGEEVKFGGGKVIRDGMGQGQMLAAEAMDLVLTNALIIDHWGIVKADIGIKHGRIAVIGKAGNPDVQPGVNVPVGPGTEVIAAEGKIVTAGGVDSHIHFICPQQVDEALNSGVTTFIGGGTGPATGTNATTCTPGPWYLARMLQAADSLPINIGLLGKGNASRPDALREQIAAGAVGLKLHEDWGSTPAAIDCCLGVAEEMDIQVAIHTDTLNESGCIEDTLAAIGDRTIHTFHTEGAGGGHAPDIIRAAGQANVLPSSTNPTLPYTINTVDEHLDMLMVCHHLDPSIAEDVAFAESRIRRETIAAEDILHDMGAFAMTSSDSQAMGRVGEVVLRTWQVAHQMKLRRGPLAPDTPYSDNFRVKRYIAKYTINPALTHGIGHEVGSVEVGKLADLVLWSPAFFAVKPALVLKGGMIVTAPMGDINGSIPTPQPVHYRPMFGALGAARHATRMTFLPQAAMDRGLAEELNLRSLIGVVNGCRRVRKPDMVHNTLQPLIEVDAQTYQVRADGELLVCEPASELPLAQRYFLF, from the coding sequence ATGAGCCATATTTCCCGTCAGGCCTATGCCGACATGTTCGGGCCCACTGTTGGCGACCGCGTGCGCCTGGCCGACACTGCGCTATGGGTGGAGGTCGAGAAAGACTTCACGATCTACGGCGAGGAGGTGAAGTTCGGCGGCGGCAAGGTCATTCGCGATGGCATGGGGCAGGGCCAGATGCTGGCGGCCGAGGCCATGGACCTGGTGTTGACCAATGCGCTGATCATCGACCACTGGGGCATCGTCAAGGCCGACATCGGCATCAAGCATGGACGCATCGCGGTGATCGGCAAGGCCGGCAACCCCGATGTGCAGCCGGGCGTGAACGTGCCGGTCGGGCCAGGGACCGAGGTGATCGCGGCCGAGGGCAAGATCGTCACCGCCGGTGGTGTCGATTCGCATATCCACTTCATTTGCCCACAGCAGGTGGACGAGGCATTGAACAGCGGTGTCACCACGTTCATCGGCGGTGGAACCGGGCCGGCCACTGGCACCAATGCCACCACCTGCACGCCCGGCCCCTGGTACCTTGCGCGCATGTTGCAGGCTGCCGACAGCTTGCCGATCAACATCGGGCTGCTGGGCAAGGGCAATGCCTCGCGGCCAGACGCGCTGCGCGAGCAGATTGCCGCAGGCGCTGTCGGGCTCAAGCTGCATGAAGACTGGGGCTCTACGCCAGCAGCCATCGACTGTTGCCTGGGCGTGGCCGAGGAAATGGATATCCAGGTGGCGATTCACACCGACACCCTCAACGAGTCGGGCTGTATCGAAGACACGTTGGCGGCCATCGGCGACCGCACCATCCACACCTTCCATACCGAAGGTGCCGGTGGCGGCCATGCCCCGGACATCATCCGTGCGGCGGGGCAGGCCAACGTGCTGCCATCCTCGACCAACCCGACCCTGCCTTACACGATCAACACCGTGGACGAGCACCTGGACATGCTCATGGTCTGTCACCACCTGGACCCGAGCATCGCCGAGGACGTGGCCTTCGCCGAGTCACGCATTCGCCGCGAAACCATCGCTGCCGAGGACATCCTCCACGACATGGGCGCCTTTGCCATGACCTCGTCCGACTCCCAGGCCATGGGCCGGGTTGGCGAGGTGGTGCTGCGCACCTGGCAGGTGGCGCACCAGATGAAGCTGCGTCGCGGGCCGCTGGCACCGGACACCCCGTACAGCGACAACTTCCGGGTCAAGCGCTACATCGCCAAGTACACCATCAACCCGGCACTCACCCATGGCATCGGTCACGAAGTGGGCTCGGTGGAGGTCGGCAAGCTGGCCGACCTGGTGCTGTGGTCGCCAGCGTTCTTTGCGGTCAAGCCGGCCCTGGTGCTCAAGGGCGGGATGATCGTCACCGCGCCCATGGGCGACATCAACGGCTCCATACCCACCCCCCAGCCGGTGCACTATCGGCCGATGTTCGGCGCGCTGGGGGCGGCTCGGCATGCCACACGCATGACATTCCTGCCCCAGGCGGCAATGGACCGCGGGCTGGCCGAGGAGCTGAACCTGCGCAGCCTGATTGGCGTGGTCAACGGTTGCCGGCGGGTACGCAAGCCGGACATGGTCCACAACACCCTGCAGCCGCTGATCGAAGTCGATGCGCAGACCTATCAGGTGCGTGCCGATGGCGAACTGCTGGTCTGCGAACCGGCCAGCGAACTGCCGCTGGCCCAGCGCTATTTCCTGTTCTGA